The Wansuia hejianensis genomic interval AGGTAGAGAGATGAGGAAAACCATAGCAATTCTATTCGGAGGATGCTCCAGCGAATATGAGGTATCCCTGCAGTCAGCTGCTGCGGTGCTGGATGCGGTGGACCGGAAAAAATATGAGGTGCTGAAGATCGGCATTACCAGAGACGGTACCTGGCTGGAATACGAAGGCGGGACGGATGAAATCAGGAATGATGGCTGGGCGTCCCATCCATCCTGCACTCCGGCGATGATTTCAGCGGACAGGAAGGATCACGGCGTCATGGTATGGAAAGAGGGAAGACCGGAGCTGGTATATGTGGATGCCGTATTTCCAGTGCTGCACGGCAGGAACGGCGAGGATGGAAGCGTCCAGGGGCTGTGCGCTCTGGCGGGAATACCGGTGGTCGGCTGCGGTATCTTAAGCTCGGCGCTCTGCATGGACAAGCACAGGGCGCATCTGCTGGCAGAAACGGCGGGGATAGAGGTCCCCGAAGGTCAGGTGTTCGGCAGGAAGGAATGCGCCTCCGGGGAGCTCGGCCGGCTGAAGGAGGCTGCGGAACGGCTGGGGCTGTCAAAGGGACGTCCTGTGTTTGTGAAACCGGTAAAAGCAGGCTCCTCCTTCGGGATCACCCGGGTTGAGCGGGCGGAAGAACTGGAAGAGGCAGTTCGGGAAGCCCTCAGGCAGGATCAGGAGGTTCTTGTGGAAGAGAGTGTGGATGGGTTTGAGGTGGGCTGCGCCATCCTGGGAACGGAACAGCTCACGGTGGGAAAGGTAGATGAGATTGAATTGTCAGGAGGGCTTTTTGATTTCACGGAAAAATATCATCTGCTGACATCAAAGATCCATATGCCCGCAAGGATTACAGAGGAAACCGCCGGCAGAGTGCGGGAGGCCGCCGTGAGGATCTACCGGGTGCTGGGCTGCAGCGGATTTGCCAGAGTCGATTTGTTCTTGAAGCCGGATGGCTCTCTGGTATTTAATGAGGTGAACACAATCCCCGGATTCACTTCACACAGCCGCTATCCCAATATGATGAAGGGCGTTGGCCGGAGCTTTGGGGATGTGGTAAATACACTGATCGGGCTGGCGGAGCCTTCATGAAGAGGATTTGCCTGAACCGGAACCAGGTTTTTCGGGGAAATCTGATTCTGGTCAATAAAAACCATCCCATCCGAAAGGAAGGAGGAATCACGCGCATCGGTTTTCCTGAGAGTGAGGAAGAGATGGAATGGAGGGCCGGGGAAGCGTTGCTGGAGCTTTTGAGAGCGGTTGACAGGGAAGAAGAGCTGGCCCTGGTCAGCGGATTTAGGAGAAAAACAGAGCAGAGGAAGCTTTATGCGGAATCCCTGAGGGAAAACGGGGAGGAATTTACCGCAAAATTTGTGGCAATGCCGGGATGCAGCGAACATGAGACAGGGCTGGCCATAGATCTGGGAAAGAAGGGAGGCCAGATTGATCTGATCTGTCCGGATTTTCCGTATTCCGGAATCTGTCAGGAATTCAGGAAGAGGGCGCCTGAGTTCGGCTTTGTGGAACGGTATCCGGAGGGAAAGGAGGCTGTTACGGGAATCGGAAGGGAGCCCTGGCATTTCCGTTATGTGGGGGCTCCCCATGCGGCGCTGATGACAAAGTGGAAGCTGGTGCTGGAAGAATATGTGAGGCTTCTGCGCGATTGCGGTCCGGAGCATCTGAAGGTGTGCCTGGACGGAAAACGGTACGAAATCTATTATCAGAAGTGCCAGGGACCGGAGACAGAGGTATGTGTCAGCGAGGAACAAAAAGTGCAGGTTTCGGGAGATAATGAGGCAGGATTCCTGATCACCGCCTGGTGCAGCTTATGAAGGAGACGGGAATGATGACCGAAAAGGAAAGGAATACAGGGATTGATCTCATGCGGCTGATTGCGGCGCTGATGGTTGTGGCCATCCACACTTACCCGCTGGCCAGCCTGTCAGAGACCGGGGATTTTCTGGTCACCAGAGTTCTTTGCAGGGTAGCGGTCCCTTTCTTTTTCATGGTGACAGGCTATTACGTGCTGCCGGGCTGCCTGGAAATAGGGAAGGGCAGCCGTAAGCTGGCCGGGTGGTTTCGGAAGACGGCACTGTTATACGGGGCGGCAGTTCTTATCTATCTGCCGGTGAATCTGTACGCGGGGCGCCTGGAAGGGCTTACGGCCGGCGCCGTCCTGAGAGAGCTTCTGTGGAACGGGACGTTTTACCATCTCTGGTATTTTCCGGCGGCTCTTCTGGGAATGGGGCTGACGGTGTTCCTGATCCGCTGGCTGGGAATGCGGAAGACGGTGTTTGCAGTCCTGATCCTGTATGTGGCAGGGCTTCTGGGAGACAGCTATTACGGCGCCGCCGTACAGGCCGCTCCGCTGAAAGCCTTTTATGAATGGCTGTGGCAGTGGATGGATTATACGAGGACGGGTTTGTTCTTTGCGCCGGTGTTCCTGTGCCTGGGCCTGGTGCTGAGAAAACAGAAACCGCTGTCAGGAAAGCAGAGTGGGATCGGAACAGGAATCTGCCTGGGGTTGATGCTGGCGGAGGGGATGGTGCTGCACCGCTTCTCCCTCCAGCGCCACGACAGCATGTATTTGCTGCTGCTGCCCGCCATGTATTTCCTTTTTTCCTGGGTACGTACCTGGAGGGTGCCTGCTTTTCCTAAGGCCCGCCAGATGTCCGCCCTGATTTATCTGATACACCCTCTTTGTATCATAGCGGTCCGGGGTGTGGGCGGCGCGCTGGGCCTGCGGTGGCTGCTGGTAGATAACAGCCTGGTCCATTTTGCGGCTGTGACGGCCAGCGCAGCAGTGTTATCCGCAATGCCTGGAATTTTGCACAGAAGAAAGGAGGCGTTATCCGATGGTGAAAAATAACGGAATGGAAATCAAAAGAAACAGCAGACTGAGAGCCTGGACGGAGATCCGGGAAGAAAATCTGGCCTGGAACCTGGAATGTCTCAGGGAAATGCTGCCGCCCGGCAGCCAGATCAT includes:
- the vanG gene encoding D-alanine--D-serine ligase VanG — its product is MRKTIAILFGGCSSEYEVSLQSAAAVLDAVDRKKYEVLKIGITRDGTWLEYEGGTDEIRNDGWASHPSCTPAMISADRKDHGVMVWKEGRPELVYVDAVFPVLHGRNGEDGSVQGLCALAGIPVVGCGILSSALCMDKHRAHLLAETAGIEVPEGQVFGRKECASGELGRLKEAAERLGLSKGRPVFVKPVKAGSSFGITRVERAEELEEAVREALRQDQEVLVEESVDGFEVGCAILGTEQLTVGKVDEIELSGGLFDFTEKYHLLTSKIHMPARITEETAGRVREAAVRIYRVLGCSGFARVDLFLKPDGSLVFNEVNTIPGFTSHSRYPNMMKGVGRSFGDVVNTLIGLAEPS
- a CDS encoding D-alanyl-D-alanine carboxypeptidase family protein; protein product: MKRICLNRNQVFRGNLILVNKNHPIRKEGGITRIGFPESEEEMEWRAGEALLELLRAVDREEELALVSGFRRKTEQRKLYAESLRENGEEFTAKFVAMPGCSEHETGLAIDLGKKGGQIDLICPDFPYSGICQEFRKRAPEFGFVERYPEGKEAVTGIGREPWHFRYVGAPHAALMTKWKLVLEEYVRLLRDCGPEHLKVCLDGKRYEIYYQKCQGPETEVCVSEEQKVQVSGDNEAGFLITAWCSL
- a CDS encoding acyltransferase; the protein is MMTEKERNTGIDLMRLIAALMVVAIHTYPLASLSETGDFLVTRVLCRVAVPFFFMVTGYYVLPGCLEIGKGSRKLAGWFRKTALLYGAAVLIYLPVNLYAGRLEGLTAGAVLRELLWNGTFYHLWYFPAALLGMGLTVFLIRWLGMRKTVFAVLILYVAGLLGDSYYGAAVQAAPLKAFYEWLWQWMDYTRTGLFFAPVFLCLGLVLRKQKPLSGKQSGIGTGICLGLMLAEGMVLHRFSLQRHDSMYLLLLPAMYFLFSWVRTWRVPAFPKARQMSALIYLIHPLCIIAVRGVGGALGLRWLLVDNSLVHFAAVTASAAVLSAMPGILHRRKEALSDGEK